From the Lathyrus oleraceus cultivar Zhongwan6 chromosome 4, CAAS_Psat_ZW6_1.0, whole genome shotgun sequence genome, one window contains:
- the LOC127136071 gene encoding uncharacterized protein LOC127136071, with protein sequence MENFVPSQTQQNEEFINQSIHNNELVKQLANKVDALATHKSEPKEKEVQEKPYVPPPSYQPPVPFPQRPTKSKTEVITQMRTYAKFLKEILSNKRKLDDDSTIELTEECNAIIQNKMPQKLKDPWSFSIPCVIGKFVIDKALCNLGASVSLMPLLISERLNLGNLKSSRMSLQLADHSVKYPVRILENVPVRIGQMYIPTDFIVMDIKEDSSVPILLGRPFLATAWAIIDVKRGKLTF encoded by the exons atggaaaactttgTTCCATCTCAGACTCAACAAAATGAGGAATTTATAAATCAAAGCATTCATAACAATGAGTTGGTGAAACAATTGGCAAATAAGGTAGACGCTTTAGCTACACATAAATCAGAACCTAAAGAGAAAGAGGTCCAAGAGAAACCATATGTTCCACCACCTTCATATCAGCCACCTGTCCCGTTTCCCCAAAGGCCAACAAAGTCAAAAACCGAAG TCATAACCCAAATGCGCACTTATGCTAAATTCCTTAAGGAAATCTTATCCAATAAGAGGAAGTTAGATGATGATAGTACAATAGAACTTACTGAAGAGTGCAATGCCATAATACAAAACAAGATGCCACAAAAACTTAAAGACCCATGGAGTTTCTCAATCCCCTGCGTAATAGGAAAGTTTGTCATAGATAAGGCGCTTTGCAATTTAGGAGCCAGTGTTAGTCTAATGCCTCTATTGATTAGTGAAAGACTGAACCTTGGAAACCTTAAATCTTCTAGAATGTCATTACAATTAGCCGATCACTCAGTCAAATATCCTGTACGCATCTTGGAGAACGTCCCCGTGAGAATTGGTCAAATGTACATTCCTACGGATTTTATAGTAATGGACATTAAAGAAGATTCAAGTGTCCCGATTTTGTTGGGAAGACCATTTTTAGCTACCGCATGGGCAATAATAGATGTAAAGAGAGGAAAGCTAACTTTTTAA